One segment of Stomatobaculum sp. F0698 DNA contains the following:
- a CDS encoding polysaccharide deacetylase: protein MPNYSNGRGGRRFHSRRRRHRALSLPLLLGALLLALVVVALAFFLRRPKRNGPAASASDADQSVEETTVAKLTSEEILADAAKKAAQYDYDAAIAAIEADEKTAQSEAGQAAITKYNEIKGTLVRQDPQKITHVFFHTLIMDNKKAFDGDNRQNGYNDVMTTKPEFEKMMQAMYDKGYVLVRIHDVAYEVDDPETGGKKMVWGDIMLPPGKTAFVLSQDDVNYYEYMDGDGFAKDIIVGPNGKPLNEMVMDDGSISVGAYDLIPILDEFIEQHPDFSYRGAKGIIAVTGYNGVFGYRTDPSYEGKNPNIEADRQKVREVAQCLRDDGWELASHSWGHRNYGKIPFTELETDNQKWQDYVGELIGGTDILLFPFGADVGDWHPYKDDNERYQYLHNSGFRYFCNVDSNQYYVQKGQDYLRQGRRNLDGYRLWQDMTVKNHTSDLFNASDIFDKDRPTPVPDYKGG, encoded by the coding sequence ATGCCCAATTACTCGAATGGCCGCGGCGGCCGTCGATTCCACTCCAGACGCCGTAGGCACAGAGCGCTGTCCCTGCCCTTGTTGCTCGGTGCGCTTTTGCTCGCGCTCGTCGTAGTCGCGCTTGCTTTTTTCCTACGTCGCCCGAAGCGAAACGGGCCCGCCGCATCCGCATCGGATGCCGATCAGTCCGTCGAGGAAACCACGGTGGCAAAGCTTACGTCGGAGGAGATACTTGCGGACGCCGCTAAAAAAGCAGCGCAATATGACTACGATGCCGCAATTGCCGCCATCGAAGCCGATGAAAAGACCGCACAGTCGGAAGCCGGACAGGCTGCAATCACAAAGTACAATGAAATCAAGGGTACCTTGGTTCGTCAGGATCCGCAGAAGATTACGCACGTCTTCTTCCATACGCTCATCATGGACAACAAGAAGGCCTTTGACGGCGACAATCGCCAAAACGGCTACAACGACGTCATGACGACCAAGCCCGAGTTCGAGAAGATGATGCAGGCGATGTACGACAAGGGCTACGTCCTGGTGCGCATCCACGACGTCGCCTACGAGGTCGACGATCCCGAGACCGGTGGCAAGAAGATGGTCTGGGGCGATATCATGCTCCCGCCCGGCAAAACCGCTTTTGTTCTCTCCCAGGACGATGTCAACTATTACGAGTACATGGACGGAGACGGCTTTGCGAAGGACATCATTGTGGGACCGAACGGCAAGCCCCTCAATGAGATGGTCATGGACGACGGCTCGATTTCCGTCGGCGCCTACGACCTTATCCCGATTTTGGATGAGTTCATAGAACAGCATCCCGACTTCTCCTACCGCGGTGCCAAGGGCATCATTGCGGTGACCGGCTATAACGGTGTCTTCGGCTACCGCACCGATCCTTCTTACGAGGGGAAAAATCCGAACATCGAAGCGGACCGCCAGAAGGTGCGTGAAGTTGCGCAGTGTCTCCGCGATGACGGTTGGGAACTTGCCTCCCACAGCTGGGGACACAGAAACTACGGCAAGATTCCGTTCACCGAGCTTGAAACGGACAACCAGAAGTGGCAGGATTACGTGGGTGAGCTGATCGGCGGCACCGATATACTCCTCTTCCCCTTCGGCGCGGATGTGGGCGACTGGCATCCCTACAAGGATGACAATGAGCGGTATCAGTACCTCCATAACAGCGGATTCCGCTACTTCTGCAACGTGGACTCGAATCAGTACTATGTGCAGAAGGGGCAGGATTATCTCCGCCAGGGAAGAAGAAACTTGGACGGCTATCGCCTCTGGCAGGATATGACAGTTAAGAACCACACGAGCGATCTTTTCAACGCCTCGGATATCTTTGATAAGGACAGACCTACACCGGTCCCGGACTACAAGGGGGGCTGA
- a CDS encoding xanthine phosphoribosyltransferase — MKLLQDRIVADGKIEAGNILKVDSFLNHQIDVSLLEEIGQEFKRQFGDREVNKILTIEASGIAIACIAARYFNVPVVFAKKSRSLNIAGDVYTAKVESFTHKNTNDIIVSKKFLSPEDRILIVDDFLANGKAILGLCQLVKQAGATLIGAGVVIEKGFQDGGKRIREAGIDLRSLAILEEMDVNTGIRFREE; from the coding sequence ATGAAGCTGTTACAGGATCGTATTGTGGCGGATGGCAAGATTGAGGCGGGCAATATTCTGAAGGTGGATTCATTCTTAAACCACCAGATCGATGTCTCGCTGCTGGAGGAGATCGGGCAGGAATTTAAGCGCCAATTCGGAGATCGAGAGGTCAATAAAATTCTGACCATCGAAGCCTCCGGCATTGCCATTGCCTGCATTGCCGCGCGTTACTTTAACGTCCCGGTTGTCTTTGCCAAGAAATCTCGCTCTCTGAATATCGCCGGCGATGTTTACACCGCAAAAGTAGAATCCTTTACCCACAAGAATACGAACGACATCATTGTCTCCAAGAAGTTCTTATCCCCGGAGGATCGCATTCTGATTGTCGATGATTTTCTGGCAAACGGCAAGGCGATACTGGGGCTCTGTCAGCTGGTCAAACAGGCCGGGGCCACTTTGATCGGCGCCGGCGTCGTCATCGAAAAGGGCTTTCAGGACGGCGGTAAGCGCATACGAGAAGCCGGCATCGACCTCCGCTCCCTTGCGATACTCGAAGAGATGGATGTAAACACCGGCATTCGTTTCCGCGAAGAATAA
- the pcrA gene encoding DNA helicase PcrA has protein sequence MAENTQMNERQREAMEWTEGPELILAGAGSGKTRVLTHRIAYLIREKQVSPWNILAITFTNKAAAEMRSRVDALVESGAEAVWVATFHASCVRILRRFIDRIGYDNHFSIYDADDQKAAMREVMKKLNIDPKQLRERSVLSAISAAKNEMIDSERYEREAADYLETRIAACYRAYQDLLRKNNALDFDDLLLKTVQLFEADPDVLAYYQERFRYIMVDEYQDTNTVQFRFVELLAKKYRNLCVVGDDDQSIYKFRGANIKNILNFEQAFPGAKVVKLEQNYRSSGNILDAANGVIQNNEGRKDKRLWTAAGRGEKVQLRRYASAAEEAEQITEEIKVRCQDGAYGRFAVLYRTNAQSRILEERFVAAGIPYRLVGGVNFYQRREIKDVLAYLKTIANAADDLAVQRILNVPKRGIGAATVSAVGSFAADREISFFEALREAPASGIAGRSSEKIQRFLNLIAVFRRESEKLPIADLIRLVLEKSGYQEALKEEGDLEAQARMENIEELISKAVDFERDLSDVSDRAEEGLPADLPPLDRFLEEVALVADIDRAEEGERVTLMTLHAAKGLEFEEVYISGMEEGLFPGNRSIDDPEEMEEERRLCYVGITRAKQRLSLSSAKSRIVNGELRFHRESPFLAEIPEELIERQKSARINDDPLPASGAHRSSSYSGQPKPAAFGKIFQVEHMKTLPYEVGDRVRHARFGVGSVLEIKDGKQDFEVTVEFDELGRRKMLAGFAKLEKLTS, from the coding sequence ATGGCTGAGAACACGCAGATGAATGAACGGCAGCGGGAGGCCATGGAGTGGACGGAAGGTCCGGAGCTCATCCTTGCCGGAGCGGGATCGGGCAAGACGCGGGTGCTGACCCACCGCATTGCTTATTTGATTCGGGAGAAACAGGTGTCCCCTTGGAATATCCTTGCAATCACATTTACGAACAAGGCGGCGGCGGAGATGCGGAGTCGCGTGGATGCGCTCGTGGAGAGTGGGGCGGAGGCTGTATGGGTTGCGACTTTCCATGCGAGCTGTGTGCGCATACTGCGCCGCTTCATTGACCGCATCGGCTATGACAATCACTTCAGCATTTACGATGCGGATGACCAAAAGGCTGCGATGCGGGAGGTCATGAAGAAGCTGAACATAGACCCGAAGCAGTTGCGGGAGAGATCTGTGCTCTCGGCCATCAGCGCCGCGAAAAACGAAATGATAGACAGTGAGCGCTACGAGCGTGAGGCGGCGGATTATCTCGAGACACGCATTGCCGCCTGCTATCGGGCGTATCAGGATCTCCTTCGGAAGAACAATGCGCTGGACTTTGATGATTTACTCTTGAAAACAGTGCAGCTCTTCGAGGCAGACCCGGATGTGCTGGCCTACTATCAGGAGCGTTTCCGCTACATCATGGTGGACGAGTATCAGGACACGAACACCGTGCAGTTCCGCTTTGTCGAACTGCTTGCGAAAAAGTATCGCAATCTCTGCGTGGTCGGTGACGACGATCAGTCGATTTATAAGTTCCGCGGTGCGAACATCAAGAATATTTTGAACTTTGAACAGGCTTTCCCGGGGGCCAAGGTGGTTAAACTCGAGCAAAACTATCGCTCGAGCGGCAATATTCTGGACGCGGCAAACGGCGTGATTCAGAATAACGAAGGAAGAAAGGATAAGCGCCTCTGGACCGCTGCGGGACGCGGCGAGAAGGTTCAACTTAGGCGCTACGCGAGCGCCGCGGAGGAGGCAGAGCAGATTACCGAAGAAATCAAAGTGCGCTGTCAGGACGGTGCTTACGGGCGCTTCGCGGTGCTCTACCGCACCAATGCGCAGTCACGTATTCTGGAGGAGCGCTTTGTCGCAGCGGGGATACCGTACCGACTGGTGGGCGGCGTGAACTTCTACCAGCGCCGCGAAATCAAGGACGTGCTTGCCTACTTAAAGACGATAGCGAATGCGGCGGATGATCTTGCCGTGCAGCGTATCCTGAATGTGCCGAAACGGGGCATCGGGGCTGCCACGGTTTCGGCTGTCGGGAGCTTTGCCGCAGATCGGGAGATCAGCTTTTTTGAGGCTCTGCGCGAAGCACCGGCTTCCGGCATTGCCGGAAGAAGCAGTGAGAAGATACAGCGGTTTTTGAACCTCATCGCAGTGTTTCGCCGAGAGAGCGAAAAGCTTCCGATTGCGGACCTGATACGTCTTGTGCTCGAAAAGAGCGGTTATCAAGAGGCCCTGAAGGAAGAGGGGGATCTAGAGGCGCAGGCACGCATGGAGAACATTGAGGAGTTGATTTCGAAGGCTGTGGACTTTGAACGCGATTTGAGCGATGTCTCGGACCGCGCGGAAGAGGGACTGCCGGCCGACCTCCCGCCGCTGGATCGTTTCCTCGAAGAGGTCGCTCTGGTTGCGGATATAGACCGTGCGGAAGAGGGAGAGCGTGTAACGCTGATGACCCTGCACGCCGCAAAGGGACTGGAATTTGAAGAGGTCTATATCAGCGGCATGGAAGAGGGACTGTTTCCCGGAAATCGGAGCATCGACGATCCGGAGGAAATGGAAGAGGAGAGACGACTTTGCTATGTGGGCATCACCCGCGCGAAGCAGAGGCTCAGCCTAAGCTCCGCAAAATCGCGCATTGTGAACGGAGAACTCCGCTTTCACCGAGAATCGCCCTTCCTCGCGGAAATCCCGGAAGAACTAATAGAGCGACAGAAGAGCGCTCGCATCAATGATGATCCGCTTCCGGCAAGCGGAGCTCACAGAAGTTCTTCGTACAGCGGGCAGCCGAAGCCCGCGGCCTTCGGGAAAATCTTTCAGGTGGAGCATATGAAAACGCTCCCCTACGAAGTCGGCGACAGAGTGCGTCATGCGCGCTTCGGTGTGGGGAGCGTTTTGGAAATCAAAGACGGAAAGCAGGATTTTGAAGTGACCGTCGAGTTCGATGAGCTCGGGCGGCGTAAAATGCTTGCGGGCTTTGCAAAGCTCGAAAAGCTTACATCTTAA
- a CDS encoding TIGR03943 family putative permease subunit, with product MAEQFEREEEKTPVFVINGFLEAGKTQFLRFTMEQSYFQTEGKTLLLVCEEGEEEYPEALLKKHNTAAIYFESQEECTKEALRALGEEFHPERVLIEWNGLWRQDSLELPEEWFLNQQISIFDTSTLDLYLKNMRAYLGPMLNATELIICNRADEIPEEKLGNYHLSLKAMAPDAEIVFEGRDGEIRGDFSIELPYDLKADKLELTPEMFAIFYIDAMDRPEKYDGKEVSFTAELMRPKGAPADILIPGRKVMTCCEADIRFCGLLCHYAGARNFKTGDWVKLRAKIRKENAREYGAEGPVLYAEELSLTGPIAEVATFA from the coding sequence ATGGCAGAGCAATTTGAGAGAGAAGAAGAGAAGACCCCGGTATTTGTAATCAACGGTTTTTTGGAGGCGGGAAAGACGCAGTTTCTGCGCTTTACAATGGAGCAGTCCTACTTTCAGACCGAGGGAAAAACCCTCCTCCTTGTCTGTGAGGAGGGAGAGGAAGAGTATCCGGAGGCGTTGTTGAAGAAGCACAATACCGCCGCAATCTACTTTGAGAGCCAAGAGGAGTGCACGAAGGAAGCACTCCGCGCCCTCGGAGAAGAGTTTCATCCGGAGCGCGTACTGATTGAGTGGAACGGCCTCTGGCGTCAGGACAGCCTGGAATTACCGGAGGAGTGGTTCTTAAACCAGCAGATCAGTATTTTTGATACAAGCACCTTGGACCTGTATCTGAAGAACATGCGGGCTTATTTGGGGCCGATGTTAAATGCAACGGAACTCATTATTTGCAATCGAGCCGATGAGATTCCGGAGGAGAAACTCGGGAACTATCACCTTTCTCTGAAGGCAATGGCGCCGGATGCCGAGATTGTGTTTGAGGGCAGGGACGGAGAGATTCGCGGTGACTTCAGCATTGAACTTCCCTACGATTTGAAGGCGGATAAGTTGGAACTGACGCCCGAGATGTTTGCGATTTTCTATATTGACGCAATGGACCGCCCCGAGAAGTACGACGGCAAGGAAGTCAGTTTCACGGCGGAACTCATGCGCCCGAAGGGCGCGCCCGCGGATATTCTGATTCCGGGCAGAAAGGTGATGACCTGTTGCGAGGCGGACATCCGTTTCTGCGGTCTGCTCTGCCATTATGCGGGCGCTCGGAACTTTAAGACCGGTGACTGGGTGAAGCTCCGCGCCAAGATTCGCAAAGAGAATGCGCGCGAATACGGTGCGGAGGGCCCCGTGCTGTATGCGGAGGAACTTTCGCTGACCGGACCCATTGCGGAAGTTGCTACCTTCGCTTGA
- a CDS encoding YerC/YecD family TrpR-related protein, translating into MNNNVHSEAADRLFDAILTLKDREECYRFFEDICTVNELLSFTQRYEVALMLRRGLTYLEIAELTGASTATISRVNRAINTGNGSYDMSLRRLGLLAGEEKHG; encoded by the coding sequence ATGAACAACAATGTGCATTCGGAGGCGGCAGATCGTCTGTTTGATGCGATCCTGACGCTGAAAGATCGCGAGGAATGCTATCGCTTTTTTGAAGATATTTGTACGGTGAACGAGCTGCTCTCGTTTACACAGCGCTACGAGGTCGCTTTGATGTTGCGCCGCGGCCTCACCTATCTGGAAATTGCCGAATTGACCGGTGCATCCACGGCGACCATCAGCCGCGTGAACCGCGCCATCAATACGGGGAACGGGAGTTATGATATGAGTTTACGCCGTCTCGGGTTGCTGGCGGGAGAGGAGAAACATGGCTGA
- a CDS encoding DUF4298 domain-containing protein: MEKKSGTEQAVERVREMEGILNRHREEIEAMKKALQTFKDSQREYQKLVKYYYSRHFQSDDRRWSRGELAELPSVEVLTEDAIWDLMGDSYELTLDMLELATTMIRKR; this comes from the coding sequence GTGGAGAAGAAAAGCGGAACAGAGCAGGCAGTGGAGCGTGTGCGCGAGATGGAAGGCATACTGAATCGCCACAGAGAAGAAATCGAGGCCATGAAAAAAGCGCTGCAAACCTTTAAAGATTCGCAGCGCGAGTATCAAAAATTGGTCAAGTACTATTATAGCAGGCATTTTCAGAGCGACGATCGCCGTTGGAGTCGCGGAGAACTTGCGGAGCTTCCGAGTGTTGAAGTGTTGACAGAGGATGCGATTTGGGATCTTATGGGTGACAGCTATGAGCTTACGCTCGACATGCTGGAACTCGCAACCACGATGATACGCAAGCGCTGA
- a CDS encoding sodium-dependent transporter codes for MSTKGERSSFSSRLGFVLSAAGSAVGLGNIWRFPYLAAKYGGGIFLLVYLLLVLSFGYTMIIAESALGRRTKKSPVGAFSHYGKDWMFRFGGWINAVIPILIVPYYSVIGGWVSKYLFAYLRGEVTALASDDYFSGFITNGYQTEFWFLVFTLATMIIIYMGVQNGIERVSTIMMPILIVLALIIAVYAVTRPGAMKGVAYFLVPNFKNFSWMTVVAAMGQMFYSLSIAMGILMTFGSYMKDDVSIEDATRHVELFDTAIAVLAGLMIIPAVFAFSGGDPNVLKAGPSLMFITMPKIFANMGFGQPVGIMFFLLVLFAALTSAIALAESAVSTFEDELHWSRKKASIVMFALMLVLGSLSALGYGPLALVRIVGMQLLDFFDFLTNSVMMPIAAMTTCLLIVRVVGIKTVAEEVTKDGAPFKRRLIFNFMIKYLCPFFVAIILFSSVASLFGWIKM; via the coding sequence ATGTCTACAAAAGGTGAGCGGAGTAGTTTTTCCTCCCGTCTCGGTTTCGTTCTTTCGGCGGCCGGCTCCGCCGTCGGTCTGGGTAACATCTGGCGTTTCCCCTATCTCGCCGCAAAATACGGCGGCGGTATTTTTCTCTTGGTCTATCTGCTCCTCGTGCTGAGCTTCGGCTATACGATGATCATTGCCGAGAGCGCCCTGGGACGCCGCACCAAAAAGAGTCCGGTCGGTGCTTTCTCGCACTACGGCAAGGATTGGATGTTCCGTTTCGGCGGCTGGATTAACGCTGTCATCCCGATTCTGATTGTTCCTTATTATTCTGTCATCGGCGGCTGGGTCTCGAAGTATCTCTTCGCCTATCTCCGCGGCGAAGTCACCGCACTCGCGAGCGATGACTATTTCTCGGGCTTCATCACCAACGGTTACCAGACGGAGTTTTGGTTCTTGGTATTTACCCTTGCAACCATGATTATCATCTACATGGGCGTCCAGAACGGTATTGAACGCGTCTCCACCATCATGATGCCGATACTCATCGTCCTTGCGTTGATCATTGCCGTTTATGCGGTCACGCGTCCCGGCGCCATGAAAGGTGTGGCCTATTTTCTGGTCCCGAATTTCAAAAACTTCTCTTGGATGACCGTGGTTGCGGCAATGGGACAGATGTTCTACTCTCTCTCCATCGCAATGGGCATTCTGATGACCTTCGGCTCCTATATGAAGGACGACGTCTCCATTGAAGATGCGACACGCCATGTGGAGCTCTTTGACACCGCGATTGCCGTCCTCGCCGGACTCATGATTATTCCGGCTGTCTTTGCCTTTTCCGGCGGCGACCCGAATGTCCTGAAAGCAGGACCTTCTCTCATGTTTATCACCATGCCCAAAATCTTTGCAAACATGGGCTTCGGGCAGCCCGTCGGCATTATGTTCTTCCTCTTGGTCCTGTTTGCGGCGCTGACTTCCGCCATTGCACTTGCGGAGAGCGCAGTCTCTACCTTTGAAGATGAGCTTCACTGGAGTCGCAAAAAGGCGAGTATCGTAATGTTCGCTTTAATGCTTGTACTCGGCAGCCTCAGTGCTCTCGGCTACGGCCCGCTCGCTTTGGTCCGCATCGTCGGCATGCAGCTTCTGGACTTCTTTGATTTCCTCACCAACTCGGTCATGATGCCGATTGCCGCAATGACCACCTGCCTCTTGATTGTCCGCGTTGTCGGCATTAAAACCGTAGCCGAAGAAGTGACAAAAGACGGCGCTCCGTTTAAGCGCCGCCTTATCTTCAACTTTATGATTAAGTATCTCTGCCCGTTCTTTGTGGCAATTATACTCTTTAGCTCCGTCGCGAGCCTCTTTGGCTGGATTAAGATGTAA
- a CDS encoding DUF6465 family protein, translated as MASKKEQRDERVEELKKSVEDLKEPVKAFTERVKKTVGNEAKSIAEDAKALGKEAKKQSEKVKKSVEKAGKTVKSRAKKVGDTLSGKESEVKVFVEYGEKQLSTEDLAARAKEAYLGANPSVEIKTLELYVKPEEGAAYYVVNGEASPEFKLVF; from the coding sequence ATGGCAAGCAAGAAGGAACAGCGCGACGAGAGAGTGGAAGAACTCAAGAAGTCTGTGGAAGACCTGAAGGAACCTGTGAAGGCATTTACGGAACGCGTTAAGAAGACGGTGGGCAACGAAGCTAAATCAATCGCGGAAGATGCAAAAGCACTCGGAAAAGAGGCGAAAAAGCAGAGCGAGAAAGTAAAGAAGAGCGTCGAAAAGGCAGGTAAGACCGTAAAGTCCCGTGCGAAGAAGGTCGGTGATACCTTGAGCGGCAAGGAATCCGAAGTCAAGGTTTTTGTGGAGTACGGTGAGAAGCAGCTCTCGACGGAAGACCTTGCGGCGCGCGCAAAAGAGGCATATCTCGGAGCGAATCCCTCGGTCGAAATCAAGACGCTTGAACTCTATGTGAAGCCCGAAGAAGGTGCAGCTTACTATGTCGTAAACGGAGAGGCATCTCCGGAGTTCAAGCTGGTATTTTAA
- the rlmD gene encoding 23S rRNA (uracil(1939)-C(5))-methyltransferase RlmD — translation MKKGEEARGIITEYRFPDRGYILREDGKVLIKHAVPGREVLYRVTKARKGNAEGRVLETLAPGACERRESLCPAVGVCGGCLYQTLPYAEELKLKEQLLQRLLGEAIGEDFLWEGLTASPRENAYRMKMEYSFGDAYRDGPLTLGMHKRGSHYDIVETDRCELVHEDLNLALRETLRFFRERKVPFYHKLRHEGYLRFLLARRGTHRKELLLDLVTSTQLPTEEERELLRAWRELMCSLPFEASLKGLLHTVTDSVADAVKNERTEVLFGEAQFEEELSGLRFAITPFSFFQNNADGAELLYEKVGQYVGETGGKVVFDLYSGTGTIAQLVAKHAERTVGVELIEEAVIAARENAARNGVQNCRFIAGDVLKVLDEIEEKPDIIILDPPREGVNPKALRKLIRYGVPRIIYVSCKPSSLVTDLEILREGGYHTTRAAGVDMFPRTPGVEAVLLLERREPASDEMTI, via the coding sequence ATGAAAAAGGGAGAGGAAGCGCGCGGCATCATTACGGAATACCGTTTTCCGGACCGCGGTTATATTTTGCGAGAGGACGGTAAGGTCTTGATTAAGCATGCCGTTCCGGGCCGAGAAGTTTTGTACCGCGTGACCAAGGCGAGAAAGGGAAATGCCGAGGGGCGCGTACTGGAGACCTTGGCCCCCGGGGCCTGCGAGCGGAGGGAGAGTCTATGTCCCGCGGTCGGTGTCTGCGGCGGCTGTCTTTATCAGACCCTTCCGTATGCGGAGGAGTTGAAACTGAAAGAGCAGCTTTTGCAGCGTCTGCTCGGCGAGGCAATCGGGGAGGACTTTCTCTGGGAGGGGCTGACCGCAAGTCCCCGCGAGAACGCTTATCGCATGAAGATGGAGTATTCCTTCGGCGATGCCTACCGGGATGGTCCGCTGACCCTCGGCATGCATAAGAGAGGAAGTCACTACGACATCGTGGAGACCGACCGTTGTGAGCTCGTGCATGAGGATCTGAACCTTGCGCTTCGGGAAACGCTGCGCTTCTTTCGGGAGCGGAAGGTGCCGTTTTATCACAAGTTGCGCCACGAGGGCTATCTTCGTTTTTTGCTTGCGCGCCGCGGCACACACAGAAAAGAACTCCTGCTCGATCTGGTCACGAGCACTCAGCTTCCCACGGAAGAGGAGAGAGAGCTGCTGCGTGCATGGCGGGAGCTCATGTGTTCCCTTCCGTTTGAGGCGAGCTTAAAGGGGCTGCTCCATACGGTCACCGATTCGGTTGCGGATGCGGTGAAAAACGAAAGAACGGAGGTACTCTTCGGCGAAGCGCAATTTGAAGAGGAGCTTTCCGGCCTTCGCTTTGCGATCACGCCGTTTTCGTTTTTCCAGAACAATGCGGACGGGGCCGAACTGCTCTATGAGAAGGTGGGACAGTATGTCGGTGAGACCGGCGGAAAGGTGGTCTTTGATCTCTACTCCGGCACGGGCACCATTGCCCAGTTGGTCGCCAAGCATGCGGAACGCACGGTCGGTGTTGAGTTGATTGAAGAGGCGGTGATTGCCGCGCGGGAAAACGCGGCGAGAAACGGTGTGCAAAACTGCCGCTTCATCGCGGGAGATGTCTTAAAGGTGCTGGACGAAATCGAGGAGAAGCCGGATATCATTATTCTCGACCCGCCGCGCGAGGGTGTGAACCCGAAGGCGCTCCGCAAGTTGATTCGCTACGGGGTTCCGCGCATTATCTATGTATCCTGTAAGCCCTCGAGCCTGGTCACCGATCTCGAAATACTTCGAGAGGGGGGCTATCATACCACGCGCGCTGCGGGCGTCGATATGTTTCCGCGGACACCGGGCGTGGAGGCCGTTCTCTTGCTGGAGAGACGAGAGCCTGCATCGGATGAGATGACGATATAA
- a CDS encoding HAD family hydrolase, with amino-acid sequence MSEMKRYRAAVFDMDGTILDTITDLTSSLNEACRKTGHRANFTKDDVRHFFGSGAEVAAQRALAVEKGYTLREVGALGVNRRAADFGVSEEAANAVIAAFAAHYAVHCDDATGPYPGILALLRRLKAAGVQIAVVSNKLDEAVQVLNRVHFEGLFEEAKGERADIRRKPAPDMVFAVLASLGLKPEEAVYIGDTEVDMETARNSGMDCISVSWGFRSREALEALGATRIVDRAEEIYDMIVGNKDK; translated from the coding sequence ATGAGTGAAATGAAGCGTTATCGCGCGGCCGTCTTTGATATGGACGGTACGATACTGGATACCATTACGGACCTGACGAGCTCTCTGAACGAGGCCTGCCGAAAGACCGGACATCGCGCGAATTTTACCAAGGATGATGTGAGACACTTTTTCGGCAGCGGTGCGGAAGTTGCCGCACAGCGCGCGCTCGCGGTTGAGAAGGGCTATACACTCCGAGAAGTGGGGGCGCTCGGCGTCAATCGGCGCGCGGCGGATTTCGGTGTTTCGGAGGAGGCTGCAAATGCGGTCATCGCCGCGTTTGCGGCCCATTACGCTGTGCATTGCGACGATGCAACCGGGCCTTATCCCGGGATACTTGCGCTGTTGCGACGCCTCAAAGCGGCCGGTGTACAGATTGCCGTAGTCTCGAACAAATTGGACGAGGCGGTACAGGTGTTAAACCGTGTCCATTTTGAGGGCTTGTTCGAAGAAGCGAAGGGAGAGCGCGCGGACATTCGCCGGAAACCTGCGCCGGATATGGTCTTTGCCGTGCTTGCTTCTCTGGGATTGAAACCGGAAGAAGCCGTGTATATCGGTGACACGGAGGTTGACATGGAGACCGCAAGAAACAGCGGTATGGATTGTATTTCGGTTTCCTGGGGCTTCCGTAGTCGCGAAGCGCTGGAAGCGCTCGGCGCGACGCGTATTGTGGATCGCGCGGAAGAGATTTATGATATGATTGTCGGAAACAAAGATAAATAA